A stretch of the Hyla sarda isolate aHylSar1 unplaced genomic scaffold, aHylSar1.hap1 scaffold_3336, whole genome shotgun sequence genome encodes the following:
- the LOC130330314 gene encoding fibulin-5-like encodes MVIPMIIGYNMAMKTSNSQCYFVSYSADIDECRYGYCQQLCANVPGSYSCTCNPGFVLNSDERSCQDVDECTTENPCVQSCVNTYGSYLCRCDPGYELEEDGVSCNDMDECSVSEFLCQHECVNQPGSYYCSCPPGYSLLDDARTCQDIDECDTRNNTCTGQQTCFNIPGGYHCLDPVRCDEPYIQLQDSRCMCPVENPTCRDQPFTIVHRHMDIVSNSRVPADIFQMQATSRYPGVYYIFQIKSGNEGREFYMRQTGPISATLVMTRPIKGPRDLTLDLEMVSVNTVVNFRGSSIIRLRIFVSPHSF; translated from the exons ATGGTAATCCCCATGATAATTGGATACAATATGGCAATGAAGACTTCCAATAGCCAATGTTACTTTGTGTCTTATTCCGCAGACATAGACGAATGCCGCTACGGATACTGCCAGCAACTATGCGCCAACGTGCCAGGATCCTATTCTTGCACTTGTAACCCGGGGTTTGTGCTGAATTCAGATGAAAGGTCGTGCCAAG ACGTGGATGAATGCACCACGGAGAACCCCTGCGTTCAGAGCTGCGTGAACACATACGGATCCTATCTGTGCCGCTGTGATCCGGGCTACGAGCTGGAAGAGGACGGCGTCAGCTGCAACG ACATGGACGAGTGCAGCGTCTCCGAATTCCTCTGTCAGCATGAATGTGTCAATCAGCCCGGATCTTACTACTGCAGCTGCCCGCCGGGGTACTCCCTGCTGGATGACGCCAGAACATGTCAGG ACATTGACGAGTGCGACACGAGGAACAACACCTGCACCGGGCAGCAGACCTGCTTCAATATCCCGGGAGGCTATCACTGCTTAGATCCTGTGCGCTGCGACGAGCCGTACATCCAGCTCCAAGACag CCGGTGTATGTGTCCCGTGGAGAACCCAACGTGCCGGGACCAGCCCTTCACCATCGTCCACAGACACATGGACATCGTGTCTAACAGCAGAGTCCCCGCGGACATCTTCCAGATGCAGGCGACCAGCCGCTACCCCGGAGTCTACTACATCTTCCAGATCAAATCCGGAAATGAGGGCAGAGAATTCTACATGAGG CAAACTGGACCCATTAGCGCCACCCTGGTGATGACCCGACCCATCAAGGGGCCCCGCGACCTGACCCTGGACCTGGAGATGGTATCTGTGAACACTGTGGTGAACTTCCGAGGCAGCTCCATCATCCGGCTGAGGATATTTGTTTCTCCGCACTCCTTCTGA